Proteins from one Acomys russatus chromosome 12, mAcoRus1.1, whole genome shotgun sequence genomic window:
- the LOC127196155 gene encoding transmembrane protein 205-like codes for MEEGEDPGSLIKVVHLLVLSGAWGLQMWVTFASGFLLFRSLPSHTFGLLQSKLFPVYFHVSLGCAFVNLCILAPQRAWIHLTLWEISPLTLLLLSLTLATTNARWLEARTKAFMWALQAVEKERGLGYRGARQPPGPNPYHQLREKDPKYSALCQKFFYYHGLSSLCNLGWLLSNGLCLAGLALGLKSL; via the coding sequence ATGGAGGAAGGTGAGGATCCAGGAAGCCTGATTAAAGTGGTCCACTTGCTGGTCTTGTCTGGTGCCTGGGGCCTGCAGATGTGGGTGACCTTTGCCTCAGGTTTCCTGCTCTTTCGGAGCCTTCCTTCCCACACCTTTGGGCTCCTGCAGAGCAAGCTCTTTCCAGTCTACTTTCACGTCTCCTTGGGGTGTGCCTTTGTCAACCTCTGCATCTTGGCTCCACAGCGAGCCTGGATCCACCTCACACTCTGGGAAATCAGTCCACTTACCCTGCTGCTCCTGAGCCTCACACTGGCCACCACCAATGCTCGCTGGCTGGAGGCTCGCACCAAGGCCTTCATGTGGGCCCTgcaggctgtggagaaagagcGAGGCCTGGGGTACAGAGGTGCCAGGCAGCCACCAGGGCCAAACCCCTACCACCAGCTGCGGGAGAAGGACCCCAAGTACAGCGCTCTCTGCCAGAAATTCTTCTACTACCACGGCCTGTCTTCCCTCTGCAACCTGGGGTGGCTGCTGAGCAACGGGCTCTGCCTTGCTGGCCTTGCCCTGGGGCTCAAGAGCCTCTAA